From a region of the Geothrix sp. 21YS21S-2 genome:
- a CDS encoding FkbM family methyltransferase yields MDPLFAFPSIFEARECRYGRMLFPARDQYVGRSLALYGEFSEGEAEVFRHLVRPGDMVVEVGANLGAHTVLLARLAGPQGAVLAFEPQPILFQVLCANLAMNNITTVVAEQKGLGRRTGFAHIPSLDYGADANFGGLSLEQETEGEKVPVAILDAYRLRACAFIKIDVEGMEAQVLEGAAETLHRLRPALYVENDRREKSQELIELLQAMDYRLWWHTPPLFHADNFAGNPENVFGTLVSLNLLCIPREKAFKTNLKEVAGPGDWVGGA; encoded by the coding sequence ATGGATCCCCTCTTCGCGTTCCCATCGATCTTCGAAGCCCGGGAATGCCGGTACGGAAGGATGCTCTTTCCGGCCAGGGACCAGTACGTGGGCCGCTCTCTGGCCCTGTACGGCGAATTCAGCGAAGGGGAGGCGGAGGTTTTCCGGCACCTGGTGCGACCGGGGGACATGGTGGTGGAGGTGGGCGCCAATCTGGGGGCCCACACGGTGCTCCTGGCGCGCCTGGCGGGCCCCCAGGGGGCGGTGCTGGCCTTCGAACCCCAGCCCATCCTCTTCCAGGTGCTGTGCGCCAACCTGGCCATGAACAACATCACCACCGTGGTGGCCGAGCAGAAGGGGCTGGGGCGAAGGACGGGGTTCGCGCACATTCCGTCCCTGGACTACGGCGCCGACGCGAATTTCGGCGGCCTGAGCCTGGAGCAGGAGACCGAAGGGGAGAAGGTGCCCGTGGCGATCCTGGATGCCTACCGGCTGCGGGCCTGTGCCTTCATCAAGATCGACGTGGAGGGCATGGAGGCCCAGGTGCTGGAAGGCGCCGCCGAGACCCTCCACCGGCTGCGCCCGGCCCTCTACGTGGAAAACGACCGCCGGGAGAAGTCCCAGGAGCTCATTGAACTGCTGCAGGCCATGGACTACCGTCTCTGGTGGCACACCCCGCCCTTGTTCCACGCCGACAATTTCGCGGGCAATCCGGAGAATGTCTTCGGCACGCTGGTCTCCCTGAACCTTCTCTGCATCCCCCGGGAAAAGGCCTTCAAGACCAATCTCAAGGAAGTGGCGGGCCCGGGGGATTGGGTGGGCGGGGCCTGA
- a CDS encoding WD40 repeat domain-containing protein — MTALLEDKALPAHQGLSLTRPAAEDTRCLLGTDTPGAKSHWLACMDASNLAGKDALLGRLGFSEQDGEVRLVEWIHPELAIVSTGEGALHLVSLSPSNQLAIHGKLPEIHKATLRELAINQGNRAQFAAGGYDRGLTLVDLERPEAFRKLEQTGVIGSVAWPGWNQGICPSLTLDDGTLLIYDTRVGGAIPPAFKATFGKKDLFAHARYSDTNLFVGFGDGEIQHIDNRVTDRILHRFQDPYCLAVGHLEYHPARNLLLVSGIPDLTVWRVDKATATASPVCHFGSGEAPLSGDTQVNATFTESGDVLAAGTAGTLSRITLSEPGTAGL, encoded by the coding sequence ATGACCGCCCTGCTGGAGGACAAGGCCCTTCCCGCGCACCAGGGTCTTTCCCTGACCCGGCCCGCCGCCGAGGACACCCGGTGCCTGCTGGGCACCGACACGCCCGGCGCCAAGTCGCACTGGCTGGCGTGCATGGATGCCTCGAACCTGGCCGGCAAGGACGCCCTGCTGGGCAGGCTGGGATTTTCCGAACAGGATGGCGAGGTGCGCCTGGTGGAATGGATCCATCCGGAACTCGCCATCGTTTCGACGGGCGAAGGGGCCCTGCATCTGGTCTCCCTCAGCCCATCGAACCAGCTTGCCATCCATGGGAAGCTGCCCGAGATCCACAAGGCCACGCTGCGGGAATTGGCCATCAACCAGGGAAACAGGGCCCAGTTCGCGGCGGGCGGATACGACCGCGGCCTCACCCTGGTGGACCTGGAGCGGCCGGAGGCGTTCCGGAAGCTCGAGCAGACCGGCGTCATCGGTTCGGTGGCCTGGCCCGGATGGAACCAGGGCATCTGCCCCAGCCTGACCCTGGATGACGGCACCCTGCTCATCTACGACACCCGGGTCGGCGGCGCGATCCCGCCCGCCTTCAAGGCCACCTTCGGCAAGAAGGACCTCTTCGCCCACGCCCGGTACAGCGACACCAACCTGTTCGTGGGGTTCGGCGACGGTGAGATCCAGCACATCGACAACCGGGTCACGGACCGCATCCTGCACCGGTTCCAGGATCCCTACTGCCTGGCCGTCGGTCACCTGGAGTACCACCCGGCCCGGAACCTCCTGCTGGTCTCCGGCATCCCGGACCTCACCGTCTGGCGGGTCGACAAGGCCACGGCCACGGCGAGTCCGGTCTGCCACTTCGGGTCCGGAGAGGCGCCTTTGTCGGGGGACACGCAGGTGAACGCCACCTTCACGGAATCCGGGGATGTCCTGGCCGCCGGCACCGCCGGGACCCTGTCCCGCATCACCCTGTCCGAACCCGGAACCGCGGGCCTGTGA
- a CDS encoding YdeI family protein translates to MLITTTLEPGNRKAWRDWLERNHDTAKEIWLIFTKRAAGGAAFGYREALLEALCFGWIDGVRQRLDDEKFAQRFSPRTRHSRWSPVNLALARELQAAGLLAPPGLASLDLAKQPPGESAEPFPPSWFMAAIQADPAASKNFQGLPPSHQRRYVGWVSAAKRDETRHRRMVEAIGLLRANRRLGLGPGEVRK, encoded by the coding sequence ATGCTGATCACCACGACGCTTGAACCCGGAAACCGCAAAGCCTGGCGTGACTGGCTTGAGCGCAATCACGACACCGCGAAGGAAATCTGGCTCATCTTCACCAAGCGGGCTGCGGGTGGCGCGGCCTTCGGTTACCGGGAGGCCCTCCTGGAGGCCCTCTGCTTCGGCTGGATTGACGGCGTGCGCCAGCGATTGGACGACGAGAAGTTCGCCCAGCGCTTTTCGCCCCGGACCCGGCATTCCAGGTGGTCCCCGGTCAACCTCGCCTTGGCCAGGGAGCTGCAGGCCGCAGGCCTCCTTGCGCCCCCCGGCCTGGCTTCGCTGGATCTGGCCAAACAGCCTCCCGGAGAATCGGCCGAACCCTTCCCGCCTTCCTGGTTCATGGCCGCAATCCAGGCCGACCCGGCCGCATCAAAGAACTTCCAGGGCCTGCCCCCCTCCCACCAGCGCCGGTATGTGGGTTGGGTATCGGCCGCGAAGCGGGACGAAACGCGCCACAGGCGTATGGTTGAAGCCATCGGCCTCCTGAGGGCGAACAGGCGCCTGGGCCTTGGCCCTGGAGAGGTCCGGAAATGA
- a CDS encoding nuclear transport factor 2 family protein translates to MVKRSLLLGQLKARFRQAPDLPSTLLSLERAALDRSDRLDADGFLDLSDPEVVYIDPFLEQPIAGLENLRSFYRRVMTPSGEATPGEMSHARVQALGDTAVMTYTYRRRDGAGPAWNATEVYHKGREGWRIVHTHWSFGKTQVAS, encoded by the coding sequence ATGGTCAAGCGGTCGCTCCTTCTGGGCCAACTCAAGGCGAGGTTCCGGCAAGCGCCGGACCTTCCCTCCACCCTCCTCTCCCTGGAGCGGGCCGCGCTGGACCGTTCCGACCGCCTGGACGCGGATGGGTTCCTGGACCTCTCGGATCCGGAGGTTGTCTACATCGATCCCTTCCTGGAGCAGCCCATCGCCGGCCTCGAGAACCTGCGAAGCTTCTACAGGCGGGTGATGACGCCCTCCGGCGAGGCCACCCCCGGTGAGATGTCCCATGCCAGGGTGCAGGCGCTGGGCGACACCGCCGTGATGACCTACACCTACCGGCGCAGGGATGGGGCCGGGCCGGCCTGGAACGCCACCGAGGTCTACCACAAGGGGAGGGAGGGCTGGCGCATCGTGCACACCCACTGGTCCTTTGGAAAGACGCAGGTGGCCTCGTGA
- a CDS encoding ABC transporter permease codes for MAGFFRQLGQVFRSLRRSPGYAAAAALTLAIGLAGALAALAPAWDVLGHPFHFRDPGRVVCLSGEGPEGAAFLRPVGAPDFGDLQKEVRTLEGLAACRDSTLDLETPEGSRQVRTALVSAGFFGVLGLPLGHGRDFTSEESAPGGAPVLILTDRFWRRAFGGDPGAVGRSLNLDGVPHRIVGVLAPQRRLPFFMGDAVAFQPLVFRSGERGRARPSCFVFGRLAKGASLAALQLELDRLAPSLGPPRPAGDRSWGIKARGLLAYWRAREAPALAMTILSGVLILLLACANTAHLMLARNLDRTREWGLRSAFGAGTFGMGRPILAEAAVLCGFGGLLAVGFLAGLGRLDLLPGEALGGPVPGLMAGALGASVLLTAFLPIRWASRLDLNEALREGGTASASRGSTFLRGWLAVIQFALAFALLVGAGMSLRALERLRNIDPGYHLADLSVAIVTLRGGGDVQARGLAFQRQVLQSLKETPGIQSAAMSNTRPLVDQGHNGNVWPEGGQGYLEAGQHAVSPEYFQTLGIPLLAGRNPEEREAGACLVSLQFARRCWGEAAALGRTLHLGAANGPALEVVGVVGEARMSRLAREPIPAVYTPLALRDSGYLTIYVRSSAPAAALQGIVKQVVRQADGNARFREFQNLAARAAQEGEEPRQIRGQTLAAGLLAALLAGVGLAGTLSQAAARQKREWGIRLALGATPVQLFGRVFRRVAWLLGSGLVLGGALTWGLSRVLRHQYLGVEAADPAILAPAVLALGLTGLVAGLTPALRAARTQPAAALRSE; via the coding sequence GTGGCGGGATTCTTCCGACAGCTTGGGCAGGTTTTCCGGTCCCTCCGGCGCTCGCCGGGGTATGCCGCGGCTGCGGCGCTCACCCTGGCCATCGGACTGGCGGGTGCGCTCGCGGCCCTGGCCCCGGCCTGGGACGTGCTGGGGCATCCCTTCCATTTCCGGGATCCGGGACGGGTCGTCTGCCTTTCCGGGGAAGGACCGGAGGGCGCGGCCTTCCTGCGCCCGGTCGGCGCGCCGGATTTCGGGGACCTGCAGAAGGAGGTCCGGACCCTGGAGGGCCTCGCCGCCTGCAGGGACAGCACCCTCGACCTGGAAACCCCCGAAGGGAGCCGGCAGGTGCGCACGGCCCTGGTCAGCGCGGGATTCTTCGGCGTGCTCGGCCTGCCGCTGGGCCATGGCCGGGACTTCACCTCCGAAGAGTCCGCCCCGGGAGGGGCCCCCGTCCTCATCCTGACCGACCGGTTCTGGCGCCGGGCCTTCGGCGGCGACCCGGGCGCCGTGGGCCGGAGCCTCAACCTGGACGGCGTCCCGCATCGGATCGTCGGGGTCCTGGCGCCCCAGCGCCGCCTTCCCTTCTTCATGGGCGATGCCGTCGCGTTCCAGCCCCTGGTGTTCCGCTCGGGGGAACGGGGGCGGGCCAGGCCGAGCTGCTTTGTCTTCGGGCGGCTGGCGAAGGGAGCCTCCCTGGCCGCCCTCCAGCTGGAGCTGGACCGTCTGGCGCCCTCCCTGGGGCCGCCCCGGCCCGCGGGTGACCGTTCCTGGGGGATCAAGGCCCGCGGCCTGCTCGCGTATTGGCGGGCACGCGAGGCGCCGGCGCTGGCGATGACCATCCTTTCAGGGGTTCTGATCCTGCTGCTGGCCTGCGCCAACACCGCCCACCTCATGCTGGCCCGGAACCTCGACCGCACCCGGGAATGGGGCCTGCGCTCGGCCTTCGGGGCCGGGACCTTCGGCATGGGCCGGCCCATCCTGGCGGAGGCGGCGGTGCTGTGCGGCTTCGGCGGCCTTCTGGCCGTGGGCTTCCTGGCGGGCCTCGGGAGGCTGGACCTCCTGCCCGGGGAGGCCCTTGGCGGGCCGGTCCCGGGGCTCATGGCCGGGGCCCTAGGGGCCTCGGTGCTCCTGACGGCCTTCCTCCCCATCCGCTGGGCATCGCGCCTGGATCTCAACGAAGCCCTGCGCGAGGGAGGCACGGCCTCGGCGTCCAGGGGCAGCACCTTCCTGCGCGGTTGGCTCGCGGTGATCCAGTTCGCGCTGGCCTTCGCCCTGCTGGTGGGCGCCGGCATGAGCCTCCGGGCCCTGGAGCGGCTCCGGAACATCGACCCCGGCTACCACCTCGCGGACCTGAGCGTGGCCATCGTGACCTTGCGGGGCGGCGGCGATGTCCAGGCCCGGGGTCTGGCCTTCCAGCGCCAGGTGCTCCAGTCCTTGAAGGAGACGCCGGGCATCCAATCGGCCGCCATGTCCAACACGCGGCCCCTGGTCGACCAGGGCCACAACGGCAACGTCTGGCCGGAGGGAGGCCAGGGGTACCTGGAGGCCGGCCAGCATGCCGTCAGCCCGGAGTATTTCCAGACCCTGGGAATTCCCCTTCTGGCGGGCCGGAATCCGGAAGAGCGGGAGGCGGGAGCCTGCCTGGTCAGCCTCCAATTCGCCCGGCGCTGCTGGGGGGAGGCGGCGGCCCTGGGCCGGACCCTCCACCTGGGCGCTGCGAACGGGCCGGCCCTCGAGGTCGTGGGGGTCGTCGGGGAAGCCCGCATGAGCCGGCTCGCCCGGGAACCCATCCCGGCGGTCTACACGCCCCTGGCGCTCCGGGATTCCGGGTACCTGACGATCTACGTGCGCAGTTCCGCCCCGGCCGCCGCACTCCAGGGCATCGTGAAACAGGTGGTTCGCCAGGCGGACGGGAACGCCCGATTCCGGGAATTCCAGAACCTCGCGGCCCGGGCGGCCCAGGAAGGCGAGGAGCCCAGGCAGATTCGCGGGCAGACGCTGGCGGCGGGACTGCTGGCGGCCCTCCTGGCCGGTGTCGGGCTGGCCGGCACCCTCTCCCAGGCCGCGGCCCGGCAGAAACGGGAATGGGGGATCCGCCTGGCGCTCGGCGCCACGCCGGTCCAGCTCTTCGGACGGGTGTTCCGCCGGGTCGCGTGGCTCCTGGGTTCGGGCCTGGTCCTGGGCGGCGCCCTGACCTGGGGGTTGTCGCGCGTCCTGCGGCACCAGTACCTGGGCGTCGAGGCCGCCGACCCGGCCATCCTCGCCCCCGCGGTCCTGGCCCTGGGACTCACGGGCCTCGTGGCGGGGCTCACCCCCGCCCTGCGGGCCGCGCGGACCCAGCCCGCCGCGGCGCTTCGTTCCGAGTGA
- a CDS encoding ATP-dependent endonuclease yields MQLTGLEIVNFRGIARLRLEVEPDATVLFGENAWGKTSLVEALQSTLGERPLTEEDFHRLANDRTTIARRMSITLTFRGDPHPELEPAAWRDGAGAARLVLQWSGRRLDRGRAKVRRLFLDAQGREIPLPEGEAARLADRVRRDHPLFVFRELRLADGILAPALATGQAMHEDPEKAVGRVFERLLSVPHQVHPSELARGLEALRRVAEHRPELFQGLQPAGEAPFRRALDIAEAPLGFQGGDALADLARHAGAGMRQVVLLTLVGALLQAEAGASLGRGARPILVLEDPETHLHPIQLATALNVVSQLPVQKLITSASGALMAGFPMRALRRLVRRNNDTAVFPDPDGPALGPTEMRRVAFHVRTHNADSLFARVWLLVEGETEAWLLPELARVWGLNFPLEGIHCVPFAQAGLAPLLAFADRFGLPWHLIADGDEAGRHYVARARKLLKGRPEARFITALADPDLEHFLWREGYEGVFRGAAGPVEPEAPASVVIRQALRAFSKPGMALEVAEEAGKRGPSGIPAPLAKLFRNLRDRAMPAGGAAG; encoded by the coding sequence ATGCAGCTGACAGGTCTGGAGATCGTGAACTTCCGCGGCATCGCGCGCCTGCGGCTGGAGGTGGAGCCCGACGCCACGGTGCTCTTCGGGGAGAACGCCTGGGGCAAGACCAGCCTGGTGGAGGCCCTGCAGAGCACGCTCGGGGAGCGGCCCCTGACGGAGGAGGACTTCCACCGCCTGGCCAACGACCGCACCACCATCGCCAGGCGCATGAGCATCACCCTGACCTTCAGGGGAGACCCGCATCCGGAGCTGGAACCGGCCGCATGGCGCGACGGGGCGGGCGCGGCGCGCCTGGTGCTCCAGTGGAGCGGGCGGCGGCTGGACCGGGGGCGGGCCAAGGTCCGCCGGCTCTTCCTGGATGCCCAGGGCCGGGAGATCCCGCTTCCGGAGGGGGAGGCGGCGCGGCTGGCGGACCGGGTCCGCCGGGACCACCCCCTTTTCGTCTTCCGGGAGCTGCGCCTGGCGGACGGGATCCTGGCCCCGGCCCTGGCCACCGGCCAGGCCATGCACGAGGATCCCGAAAAGGCCGTGGGGCGGGTGTTCGAGCGGCTGCTCTCCGTGCCCCATCAGGTGCACCCCAGCGAGTTGGCCCGGGGCCTGGAGGCCCTGAGGCGGGTGGCGGAACACCGTCCGGAGCTCTTCCAGGGCCTCCAGCCGGCCGGAGAGGCCCCGTTCCGCCGGGCCCTGGACATCGCGGAGGCACCCCTGGGCTTCCAGGGCGGGGACGCCCTGGCGGACCTGGCCCGGCACGCCGGGGCGGGCATGCGGCAGGTGGTCCTCCTGACCCTGGTGGGGGCCCTGCTCCAGGCGGAGGCCGGGGCCTCCCTGGGCAGGGGCGCCCGGCCCATCCTGGTGCTGGAGGATCCCGAGACCCACCTGCACCCCATCCAGTTGGCCACCGCCTTGAACGTGGTGTCCCAGCTCCCGGTGCAGAAGCTGATCACCAGCGCCAGCGGAGCGCTCATGGCCGGCTTCCCCATGCGGGCCCTGCGCCGCCTGGTGCGCCGCAACAACGACACCGCGGTCTTCCCGGACCCCGACGGACCCGCCCTGGGCCCCACCGAGATGCGCCGGGTGGCCTTCCATGTGCGCACCCACAATGCCGACAGTCTCTTCGCCCGGGTCTGGCTCCTGGTGGAGGGGGAGACCGAGGCCTGGCTCCTGCCGGAACTGGCCCGGGTCTGGGGCCTCAACTTCCCGCTGGAGGGGATCCACTGCGTGCCCTTCGCCCAGGCGGGGCTGGCCCCCCTCCTGGCCTTCGCCGACCGCTTCGGCCTGCCGTGGCACCTCATCGCGGACGGGGACGAGGCCGGCCGCCACTACGTGGCCCGGGCCCGGAAGCTCCTCAAGGGCCGGCCCGAGGCCCGGTTCATCACCGCCCTGGCGGATCCCGACCTGGAGCACTTCCTCTGGCGCGAAGGCTACGAGGGCGTGTTCCGGGGCGCCGCGGGCCCGGTGGAGCCGGAGGCCCCGGCCTCGGTGGTGATCCGCCAGGCGCTGCGCGCCTTCTCGAAGCCCGGCATGGCCCTGGAAGTGGCGGAGGAAGCCGGCAAGCGCGGCCCCTCCGGCATTCCGGCCCCCCTGGCGAAACTCTTCCGCAACCTGCGGGACAGGGCCATGCCCGCCGGGGGCGCGGCGGGGTGA
- a CDS encoding dihydrofolate reductase family protein encodes MTVSVFVGVSVDGFLARPNDDLDWLPEGEDESHGYVEFLAGVDALVMGRRTFEKVLTLGEWPYGSKRVVVLSGHPLDLARAGGGPVEQMAGSPDGIIDQLAARGITHLYVDGGVTIQGFLRAGRVDRLIITRVPVLIGEGIPLFGTLPHDVHLRHVATRDFPSGLVQTEYAVTGHRAPWVATARP; translated from the coding sequence ATGACGGTTTCCGTCTTTGTCGGTGTCAGCGTCGACGGGTTTCTCGCACGCCCGAACGATGATCTCGATTGGCTTCCCGAAGGGGAGGACGAGTCTCACGGCTACGTTGAATTCCTGGCGGGCGTGGATGCGCTCGTCATGGGGCGGAGGACCTTCGAGAAGGTGCTGACGCTCGGAGAATGGCCCTATGGTTCCAAACGGGTCGTGGTCCTGAGCGGCCATCCCCTGGACCTGGCCCGGGCCGGGGGCGGCCCCGTGGAGCAGATGGCGGGGTCGCCCGACGGGATCATCGACCAGCTCGCCGCAAGGGGCATCACCCACCTCTACGTCGATGGCGGAGTCACCATCCAGGGGTTCCTCCGGGCGGGAAGGGTCGATCGCCTCATCATCACGCGCGTGCCGGTGCTCATCGGCGAGGGCATTCCCCTGTTCGGAACCCTGCCTCACGATGTCCACCTGCGCCATGTCGCCACCCGCGACTTCCCCAGCGGCCTGGTCCAGACGGAATATGCCGTCACCGGGCATCGGGCGCCATGGGTGGCGACGGCCCGACCTTGA
- a CDS encoding pyridoxamine 5'-phosphate oxidase family protein produces MIDKGSLLDILDQADTVLLATVSGSAPRMRAMVNLRRKDLFPGPSACARDAGFDVYFCTSAASGKIRELRANPAAAAYFALPHLGRGVMLSGVAEILESPDLKRALWDDSWRRYWPDGPSDSDCVVVRLAAETATGWSGTETFHLDLRSL; encoded by the coding sequence GTGATCGACAAGGGCTCCCTGCTGGACATCCTGGACCAGGCCGACACCGTCCTTCTGGCCACGGTGAGCGGTTCGGCCCCGCGCATGCGCGCCATGGTCAACCTTCGGCGGAAGGACCTCTTCCCGGGCCCGTCGGCGTGCGCGCGGGATGCGGGGTTCGACGTGTATTTCTGCACGTCGGCCGCGTCAGGCAAGATCCGGGAACTGCGGGCGAATCCCGCGGCCGCGGCCTATTTCGCCCTTCCGCACCTCGGTCGCGGCGTGATGCTCTCCGGCGTGGCGGAGATCCTTGAATCCCCGGACCTCAAGCGGGCGCTGTGGGACGACAGCTGGAGGAGGTACTGGCCCGACGGACCTTCCGATTCCGACTGCGTCGTCGTCAGGCTTGCCGCCGAGACGGCCACCGGCTGGTCCGGGACGGAAACCTTCCACCTGGACCTTCGATCCCTATGA
- a CDS encoding MarR family winged helix-turn-helix transcriptional regulator has translation MTGHRRGGFLIAKIHRIGGRIFARMLRERGIELDPAHGRVLFVLWEEGPMTIFELAKRVSLGKSTLTHTVDRLEAAGQIVRVRSAEDRRKVMVELTPGNQELQALYGTVSQEMTDLFYGGFSEEEADRFDAHLGRVLANLERA, from the coding sequence ATGACCGGGCATCGGCGAGGCGGCTTTCTCATCGCGAAGATCCATCGGATCGGCGGGCGCATCTTCGCCCGGATGCTGCGCGAGCGGGGAATCGAGCTGGATCCCGCGCACGGGCGCGTGCTGTTCGTGCTGTGGGAGGAGGGCCCGATGACGATTTTCGAGCTGGCCAAACGCGTCTCCCTCGGGAAATCGACCCTGACCCATACGGTCGACCGGCTGGAAGCGGCCGGCCAGATCGTCCGGGTGCGCAGTGCCGAGGACCGCCGGAAGGTGATGGTGGAATTGACCCCGGGGAACCAGGAGCTCCAGGCGCTCTACGGCACGGTTTCACAGGAGATGACCGACCTCTTCTACGGCGGGTTCTCCGAGGAGGAGGCCGACCGGTTCGACGCCCACCTGGGCCGCGTGCTCGCCAACCTGGAGCGGGCTTGA